In Aspergillus luchuensis IFO 4308 DNA, chromosome 1, nearly complete sequence, the following are encoded in one genomic region:
- a CDS encoding uncharacterized protein (COG:Q;~EggNog:ENOG410PVJW;~InterPro:IPR001128,IPR017972,IPR002401,IPR036396;~PFAM:PF00067;~SMCOG1034:cytochrome P450;~antiSMASH:Cluster_1.19;~go_function: GO:0005506 - iron ion binding [Evidence IEA];~go_function: GO:0016705 - oxidoreductase activity, acting on paired donors, with incorporation or reduction of molecular oxygen [Evidence IEA];~go_function: GO:0020037 - heme binding [Evidence IEA];~go_process: GO:0055114 - oxidation-reduction process [Evidence IEA]) yields MFLAIIVSACAVFITRSVHVYLRLSAFPGPFIAAFTGWWRVYRYWKGDFQEVVTEWHKTHGPVIRIGPNSLSVADATNVPKVYGTNPVFRKGSIYKVFSSWYRGKDVTGIESILNEDEHTALKRAVVNSFSLSAVSRYEPELDECTLELMRQLEELDQFDLTKWIEYFSHDITALMAFSTPPHYMKHADEVVDGVQPVLRFLTRLATGFLPLTTVVPYTAQALSWLVGPSWRLVSMALDLLRARENEQRSLPTVKKHDMLDTFITAQKERPDLMAWERLLSMITSIVIAGPETVNSTLITTIYHLLKHRNSLNRLQQELHHAHRSGELSYMPTLRELSKLAYLDAVTKEGLRCLPSIALHLERIVPTQGMELSGYFIPGGTEVGCLLRVIHTDQSVYGHDADTFRPERWIEATHNQQIQMERCGLWFGNGKRNCIGQHIGIAEMKKLLAALLLRFEISDVDPDAQLSWNKNTFINYTNRPYYVALKRIEKVGEDISTVGSSSALRA; encoded by the exons ATGTTTCTCGCAATCATTGTATCGGCTTGCGCCGTTTTCATTACCCGCAGTGTTCATGTCTATCTGAGATTGTCCGCATTTCCTGGGCCATTCATCGCCGCTTTCACAGGGTGGTGGCGAGTATACCGATACTGGAAAGGAGACTTTCAAGAGGTTGTTACAGAGTGGCATAAAACACATGGCCCCGTCATCAGGATTGGCCCGAATAGCCTGAGCGTGGCGGATGCGACCAACGTGCCAAAGGTGTACGGAACTAATCCAGTTTTTCGCAAG GGGTCCATATACAAGGTTTTCAGCAGCTGGTATCGTGGCAAGGATGTAACAGGAATAGAGTCAATCTTAAATGAAGACGAGCACACTGCTTTGAAGAGAGCAGTCGTAAACTCATTCAGTCTCAGCGCCGTCTCGAGATACGAGCCTGAACTTGACGAGTGTACCTTAGAGCTAATGCGGCAGCTTGAAGAGCTTGACCAATTTGACCTGACCAAGTGGATTGAGTACTTTTCCCATGACATCACTGCTCTAATGGCCTTTTCAACTCCGCCACACTACATGAAACATGCCGATGAAGTGGTAGACGGCGTACAGCCCGTTCTGCGATTCCTTACCAGGCTCGCCACcggctttcttcctctcactACCGTGGTTCCATATACGGCACAGGCGCTTAGCTGGCTGGTTGGTCCAAGCTGGCGACTGGTGTCCATGGCCTTGGACTTACTGAGGGCACGAGAGAACGAACAACGCAGTCTACCTACGGTGAAAAAGCATGACATGTTGGACACATTCATCACAGCCCAAAAGGAGCGACCAGATCTAATGGCATGGGAGCGCCTCCTGAGCATGATAACGAGTATTGTGATAGCTGGCCCGGAAACGGTGAATTCGACTCTTATCACGACAATATACCACTTACTGAAGCACAGGAACTCCCTAAACCGTCTGCAACAAGAACTTCACCATGCACATCGCTCCGGGGAGTTGTCGTACATGCCCACCTTGAGGGAACTCTCAAAGTTGGCGTACCTTGATGCTGTCACAAAGGAGGGTCTGCGGTGTCTTCCTTCAATAGCATTGCACTTAGAACGAATCGTTCCAACTCAGGGTATGGAATTGTCGGGATATTTCATTCCCGGCGGAACAGAGGTTGGGTGCCTGCTCAGGGTAATCCACACTGATCAGAGTGTCTACGGCCATGATGCAGATACCTTCCGGCCGGAGCGCTGGATCGAAGCAACTCATAATCAGCAAATACAGATGGAACGCTGTGGCCTCTGGTTTGGCAATGGGAAGCGAAATTGCATCGGCCAGCATATCGGCATTGCAGAGATGAAGAAACTGTTGGCTGCATTATTGCTACGATTTGAG ATATCCGATGTTGACCCCGATGCGCAGCTTTCTTGGAATAAGAACACCTTTATCAATTACACGAATCGGCCATATTACGTTGCTCTCAAGCGAATAGAGAAGGTTGGAGAGGATATCTCGACGGTCGGAAGCTCGTCAGCCCTGAGAGCCTAG